A single region of the Microtus ochrogaster isolate Prairie Vole_2 chromosome 2, MicOch1.0, whole genome shotgun sequence genome encodes:
- the C2H12orf43 gene encoding protein CUSTOS isoform X3, with protein MDDAAGKQVPASQPSHRREVNKHDEDGNELQTTPEFRAFVAKKLGAMLDSSIAVSEVWKKPCKAEVQPVAEAEDGFRLFFTSIPGGHKKEASPKPCRKRQPPSSSSDDSDEEWQRCREAAVSASDILQESAIHCAAEVEKEAERKKLKKKAKKKADIDLTGATGLKQEKEAGTVNGDPASLGTKKKKKKKKAKKAREASLRPPAECAAAGPAD; from the exons ATGCTGCAGGTAAACAGGTGCCGGCGTCCCAGCCAAGCCACAG GCGCGAGGTGAACAAGCATGACGAAGATGGCAATGAGCTTCAGACCACACCTGAGTTCCGAGCCTTTGTGGCCAAGAAGCTGGGAGCCATGCTGGACAG CTCCATCGCTGTCTCAGAAGTGTGGAAGAAGCCATGCAAGGCAGAGGTGCAGCCCGTGGCAGAGGCGGAGGACG GCTTCCGCCTTTTCTTCACATCTATCCCCGGAGGCCACAAGAAGGAAGCTTCTCCGAAACCCTGCCGAAAACGCCAGCCCCCCAGCTCCAG CAGTGACGACAGTGACGAGGAGTGGCAGCGGTGCCGGGAGGCAGCTGTGTCTGCTTCGGACATTCTCCAGGAGTCAGCCATACACTGTGCTGCTGAGGTGGAGAAGGAGGCggagagaaagaaattgaaaaagaaagccaagaagaagGCTGACATTGACTTAACCGGAGCCACAGGCCTGAAACAGGAAAAGGAGGCAGGCACCGTCAATGGGGACCCAGCATCACTTGggaccaaaaagaagaaaaagaagaaaaaggccaAGAAAGCCAGGGAGGCTTCCCTGCGCCCCCCAGCAGAGTGTGCAGCAGCTGGGCCTGCAGACTGA